A part of Capsicum annuum cultivar UCD-10X-F1 chromosome 6, UCD10Xv1.1, whole genome shotgun sequence genomic DNA contains:
- the LOC107874676 gene encoding stigma-specific STIG1-like protein 1 — protein MMKLIKFMIVLATTMSLTISLLTMHKSNISELSDAKVPQVKRVKISRFLAQQEIKNPRAADHCHKDNEICHVLEGGGNSTCCNNKCIDLGYDDHNCGACKKKCPFTETCCRGECVNLSYDKRHCGYCNNRCMQGGYCFYGMCDYA, from the coding sequence ATGATGAAGTTGATCAAATTCATGATTGTTCTAGCCACTACAATGTCCCTCACCATCTCTCTACTCACCATGCACAAATCAAACATCTCTGAACTTTCAGACGCGAAAGTACCCCAGGTGAAGAGGGTGAAAATAAGTCGTTTTCTTGCTCAGCAAGAAATCAAGAACCCTAGAGCAGCCGATCACTGCCACAAAGACAACGAAATATGCCACGTGTTGGAAGGTGGTGGAAACTCGACATGTTGCAACAACAAGTGCATTGATTTAGGGTACGATGATCATAATTGTGGTGCATGCAAGAAAAAATGTCCTTTCACAGAGACTTGTTGTAGAGGGGAATGTGTGAATTTATCTTATGATAAGAGGCATTGTGGATATTGCAACAATAGGTGTATGCAAGGAGGATATTGTTTCTATGGCATGTGTGATTATGCCTAA